In a single window of the Zea mays cultivar B73 chromosome 5, Zm-B73-REFERENCE-NAM-5.0, whole genome shotgun sequence genome:
- the LOC100276803 gene encoding uncharacterized protein LOC100276803: MGVPDPEKWFILGRVVVVRHYKKALDSSSLDLRLPLTRTPPRISRLAAVTRDQVERGQLSIVATSNSVLLLHELERPSEPNSPNIFFLALDPMLDERAFAAGRRVFEVAATRLLDRHPELPHFSGVRNVGFIELCRGGTCVFVVAELQATNRQANNSVPFITCCLSGDGNDTWDQMELVWPVLDDEAHPQWINHAVIAHDKKLWWVNLSRGLVAWDPVPVQHAEPRLEFVPLPVLHGFEDRQEPPEQIDRYRTVGVSAGQMRFVDIVRRRNDPLEGTLVVVWTLDLPQMRWRDYPRVTTLVNIWNNASYVPMPRGVVPVVALLHPNEPYVVYFFLGKYVFSVDVNRSAVVHFAVMPNQQDGVPRPINQRDVLSWKQAPFLENAQQG; encoded by the exons ATGGGGGTGCCGGACCCGGAGAAATGGTTCATCCTGGGCCGCGTCGTCGTCGTGAGGCACTACAAAAAAGCCTTGGATAGCTCTAGCCTTGACCTCAGGCTGCCGCTCACCAGGACGCCGCCGCGCATCTCCAGGCTCGCCGCGGTCACGAGGGACCAAGTCGAACGCGGCCAGCTCTCCATCGTCGCCACCAGCAACAGTGTCCTCCTCCTCCACGAGCTCGAGAGGCCCTCCGAGCCCAACAGCCCGAACATCTTCTTCCTGGCGCTCGACCCCATGCTTGATGAGCGGGCCTTCGCCGCCGGACGCAGAGTGTTCGAAGTCGCCGCCACGCGCCTCCTCGACCGGCATCCGGAATTACCCCACTTCTCCGGCGTCAGGAACGTCGGCTTCATCGAGCTCTGCCGTGGAGGCACGTGCGTGTTCGTGGTCGCGGAGCTCCAGGCCACCAATCGCCAAGCGAACAACAGCGTCCCCTTCATCACCTGCTGCCTCTCTGGCGATGGGAACGACACGTGGGACCAGATGGAACTCGTCTGGCCCGTCCTCGATGACGAAGCCCACCCGCAGTGGATTAACCACGCCGTGATCGCCCACGACAAGAAGCTCTGGTGGGTCAACCTCTCGCGCGGCCTGGTCGCCTGGGACCCGGTCCCGGTCCAACATGCAGAGCCGAGGCTGGAGTTCGTGCCGCTCCCGGTCCTCCACGGGTTCGAGGACAGGCAGGAGCCGCCGGAGCAAATCGACAGGTACCGCACCGTAGGGGTGAGCGCCGGCCAGATGCGGTTTGTGGACATCGTTCGCAGGCGCAACGATCCCCTCGAAGGTACGCTGGTGGTCGTCTGGACGCTGGACTTGCCACAGATGAGGTGGCGGGACTACCCCAGGGTGACGACGCTGGTGAACATCTGGAACAACGCCAGCTACGTGCCGATGCCGAGGGGGGTCGTCCCCGTGGTGGCGCTTTTGCACCCCAACGAGCCCTACGTTGTCTACTTCTTCCTGGGCAAGTACGTCTTCTCCGTCGACGTGAATCGAAGCGCCGTCGTGCACTTCGCGGTGATGCCGAACCAGCAGGACGGCGTGCCACGGCCGATCAACCAGCGAGACGTTCTCTCTTGGAAGCAAGCGCCCTTTCTTGAAAACG CCCAGCAAGGATGA